The Halopseudomonas sabulinigri genome window below encodes:
- a CDS encoding YeaC family protein encodes MTTFIDMLRNITPEVYAALKLAVEIGKWSDGRKLTQEQKELCLQAMIAWEQDNLPEEERTGYMGPQACKSEQKDIPNILFSTGSGTVH; translated from the coding sequence ATGACCACTTTCATCGACATGCTGCGCAATATCACCCCAGAGGTGTATGCCGCCCTCAAACTCGCCGTGGAAATCGGCAAGTGGTCTGATGGCCGCAAACTGACGCAGGAGCAGAAAGAACTCTGTCTGCAGGCGATGATCGCCTGGGAGCAGGACAATCTGCCGGAGGAAGAGCGCACCGGTTACATGGGGCCGCAGGCCTGCAAGTCCGAACAGAAGGACATCCCCAATATTCTGTTTTCCACCGGCTCCGGCACGGTGCACTGA
- a CDS encoding NAD(+) kinase, with protein MDQFRNIGLIGRLGSGRVVDTLKRLKRFLLDSGYTVILEDAVADLFPGHQQQVCSRKMMGEICDLVIVVGGDGSLLGAARALCRYNIPVLGVNRGGLGFLTDIPPDELEHRVGEVLAGQYMVETRFLLDAFVRRGEEQLGTSEALNDVVLHPGKSARMIEFELYVDGQFVYSQKSDGLIVATPTGSTAYSLSAGGPIMHPKLDAVVLVPMFPHTLSSRPIVVDGNSELKIIISNQNGIYPQVSCDGQVHISCAPGDSITIRKKPQKLRLLHPLDHNFYAICRSKLGWSSRLTDQ; from the coding sequence ATGGATCAGTTCCGCAATATCGGGCTAATCGGTCGACTCGGCAGCGGACGAGTGGTGGATACCCTCAAACGCTTGAAGCGCTTTCTGCTCGACAGCGGTTACACCGTGATTCTCGAAGATGCGGTGGCCGATCTGTTTCCGGGCCACCAGCAGCAGGTATGCTCGCGCAAAATGATGGGCGAGATTTGCGATCTGGTCATCGTGGTTGGCGGTGACGGTAGCCTGCTGGGGGCCGCTCGCGCCTTGTGTCGTTACAACATCCCGGTGCTGGGGGTAAACCGCGGCGGCCTCGGCTTTCTGACCGACATTCCGCCCGATGAGCTTGAGCACCGCGTTGGCGAGGTGCTGGCCGGGCAATACATGGTTGAAACGCGCTTTTTGCTGGACGCTTTTGTGCGCCGCGGCGAGGAGCAACTGGGCACCAGTGAAGCGTTGAATGATGTGGTATTGCATCCGGGCAAGTCGGCGCGGATGATCGAGTTTGAACTCTATGTCGACGGCCAGTTCGTTTACAGTCAGAAGTCCGATGGCCTCATTGTGGCCACGCCTACCGGTTCTACCGCCTACTCTCTATCCGCTGGCGGGCCAATCATGCATCCCAAGCTGGACGCCGTGGTGCTGGTGCCGATGTTTCCGCATACGCTGTCGAGCCGACCGATCGTGGTCGACGGCAACAGCGAATTGAAGATCATCATTTCCAATCAGAATGGCATTTACCCGCAGGTCAGCTGCGATGGTCAGGTGCATATATCCTGTGCGCCCGGCGACAGCATCACTATCCGCAAGAAACCGCAGAAGCTGCGTCTGCTGCATCCGCTGGATCATAACTTCTACGCCATCTGCCGCAGCAAACTGGGATGGTCCAGCCGTCTCACGGACCAGTAA
- a CDS encoding AraC family transcriptional regulator, giving the protein MKLGDISVSYLLSLRSAIRQQQLDPAPLLERFGITEALLAEPHARISIPRFMRLGNAAIRYTKNPAIGLAMGNHSQLSHLGLAGMTAQCAPDLATAFEVLVRYERLTSQNYRGHSSFEAPALRFYSIAPYNMFNLFVVDSALSARALTGKQLTGGLAQLREVHIEFPPPTYAARYEELFQCPVLFSQPHNQLMWEPRSLQLPLTQSAPGHYQHLLTLCDQRLHELTRHRGLRERVESIVAPQLHQRLPSLMQVARELGLPSWTLRRRLQQEDHTRFQDIIDDMRRELAVSYIRDTELALGEIAFLLGFSSPEAFQRAFKRWTGSAPGGYRRGILEKGKT; this is encoded by the coding sequence ATGAAACTCGGCGACATTTCCGTCAGCTATCTGCTTAGCCTGCGCTCCGCGATTCGCCAGCAGCAGCTGGATCCAGCGCCGCTGCTGGAACGCTTTGGCATCACTGAAGCGCTGCTGGCCGAGCCGCACGCGCGCATCAGCATCCCGCGTTTCATGCGCCTGGGCAACGCGGCCATACGCTACACCAAGAACCCGGCCATTGGCCTGGCGATGGGCAATCACAGCCAGCTCAGCCACCTGGGGCTGGCCGGCATGACGGCGCAGTGCGCACCCGATCTGGCAACCGCCTTTGAGGTACTGGTGCGCTACGAGCGGCTAACCAGCCAGAACTACCGCGGCCATTCCAGCTTCGAGGCTCCGGCGCTGCGCTTCTACTCGATTGCGCCTTACAACATGTTCAATCTGTTCGTGGTCGATTCCGCCCTCTCGGCCCGCGCCCTGACGGGCAAGCAGCTGACTGGTGGCTTGGCGCAGCTGCGTGAGGTGCATATCGAGTTCCCGCCGCCAACCTACGCCGCCCGGTACGAAGAGCTGTTTCAATGCCCGGTGCTGTTTTCCCAGCCGCACAATCAATTGATGTGGGAACCGCGTAGCCTGCAGCTACCGCTGACGCAAAGCGCGCCCGGGCATTACCAGCACCTGCTGACGCTGTGCGACCAACGGCTGCATGAACTCACGCGGCATCGCGGACTGCGCGAGCGGGTGGAGAGCATAGTAGCGCCGCAACTGCACCAAAGGCTGCCCAGCCTGATGCAGGTCGCGCGCGAGCTTGGTCTGCCATCCTGGACCCTGCGCAGACGCCTGCAACAGGAAGACCACACCCGTTTTCAGGACATCATTGACGACATGCGCCGCGAGCTAGCCGTCAGCTATATTCGAGATACCGAACTGGCACTGGGCGAGATTGCATTTCTGCTGGGATTTTCATCACCGGAGGCATTTCAGCGCGCGTTCAAGCGCTGGACGGGATCGGCGCCAGGAGGCTACCGCCGGGGAATACTTGAGAAAGGAAAGACTTGA
- a CDS encoding rhomboid family intramembrane serine protease: MQRAFTCSLEEDLRPLVRFLRSRGVVHRVSEERGMQVVWVVDQATADIVQALYQGGLAELPSAPPRDLPETPARAYWRQSYRLIPATLLVLLVTALVAVFTGLGSNVENVVLLTFTPLEASGYLAPQPDMQQWWRLITPIFIHFGLMHLAFNALWFWELGRRIEMRSGALWLLGLTLLIGVISNTAQWWWTGTDGLFGGLSGVLYGMLGYCWLYQLIAPNVYFALPKGVVIMMLVWLALCMSGLITVLGFGAIANAAHVSGLLVGCLFGSIAGALQRRL, from the coding sequence ATGCAACGTGCTTTTACCTGTTCGCTGGAAGAAGACCTGCGCCCGCTGGTGCGCTTTTTGCGCAGCCGCGGGGTAGTACATCGCGTCAGCGAAGAGCGCGGTATGCAGGTGGTCTGGGTGGTTGATCAGGCTACCGCAGATATCGTGCAGGCGCTGTACCAGGGCGGGTTGGCCGAGCTGCCCAGCGCACCGCCGCGCGATTTGCCTGAAACCCCGGCCAGAGCATACTGGCGCCAGTCTTACCGGCTGATTCCGGCGACCTTGCTGGTGCTGCTGGTAACGGCCTTGGTGGCCGTGTTTACCGGCTTGGGCAGTAATGTTGAGAATGTAGTGTTGCTGACCTTCACCCCGCTGGAGGCCAGTGGTTACCTCGCACCGCAACCCGATATGCAGCAGTGGTGGCGGCTTATCACACCGATCTTTATTCACTTTGGCTTGATGCACCTGGCCTTCAATGCGCTCTGGTTCTGGGAGCTGGGGCGGCGCATCGAGATGCGCTCCGGGGCGTTGTGGTTACTGGGTCTGACGTTGCTGATCGGGGTTATTTCCAACACCGCGCAGTGGTGGTGGACCGGCACCGATGGCCTGTTTGGCGGTCTCTCTGGTGTGTTGTATGGCATGCTGGGCTATTGCTGGCTGTATCAGTTGATTGCCCCCAACGTGTATTTCGCACTGCCCAAGGGAGTAGTGATCATGATGCTGGTCTGGCTGGCGCTGTGCATGTCGGGTTTGATTACCGTGCTCGGGTTTGGCGCCATAGCCAATGCGGCACACGTCAGTGGGCTGCTGGTCGGTTGTCTGTTTGGCAGTATCGCCGGGGCGCTGCAGCGGCGCCTGTGA
- a CDS encoding DUF1853 family protein, which yields MLTQFRHDVVRDLAWVAFSPPLLDGSTLPQRDPLQDSLWRADPNALWQRLQQLDSTPQELAALFPAARDRRLGNYYERLWHALLMLAPDVSIVAHNIALREQGRTLGELDLIIQAANGDLVHLELAIKFYLGRPELRTTAGSCSDPALWWGPDPSDQLARKVDRLRDHQLPLVSQLAAHCAEPVPQPNCSAAWLQGFLFQSAAQRMPPACGQQPRPGQQMWCQRHQVTQLLPADSQWLAIPHKEWLMPPRAEPGLLLRPDQMGGVFDKARARQAVMFARVDSMAAYQPLHADRLICVADDWPA from the coding sequence ATGCTCACCCAATTCCGCCACGACGTAGTGCGCGACCTGGCCTGGGTAGCCTTCAGCCCGCCACTACTCGACGGCAGCACGCTGCCCCAGCGAGACCCGCTGCAGGACAGTCTCTGGCGCGCCGATCCGAATGCACTATGGCAGCGCCTGCAACAGCTGGACAGCACGCCGCAGGAGCTTGCCGCGCTCTTCCCCGCCGCCCGCGACCGCCGTCTCGGCAACTATTACGAACGGCTGTGGCACGCCCTGCTCATGCTCGCCCCCGATGTATCCATAGTGGCGCACAATATCGCCTTGCGCGAGCAGGGCCGAACCCTCGGTGAGCTGGATCTGATCATCCAGGCAGCCAATGGCGACTTGGTACACCTGGAGCTGGCCATCAAATTCTATCTGGGCCGACCTGAACTACGGACCACCGCCGGCAGCTGCAGCGACCCGGCGCTCTGGTGGGGGCCAGATCCAAGCGACCAACTTGCACGCAAGGTCGATCGCCTGCGTGATCATCAGCTACCCCTGGTCAGCCAGCTTGCCGCGCACTGTGCCGAGCCCGTACCACAGCCCAACTGCTCGGCGGCCTGGCTGCAAGGCTTTCTGTTTCAATCTGCGGCGCAGCGCATGCCGCCCGCCTGTGGGCAGCAGCCAAGGCCGGGGCAGCAGATGTGGTGTCAACGCCATCAGGTGACGCAGTTGCTGCCCGCCGACAGCCAGTGGCTGGCGATACCGCACAAGGAATGGTTGATGCCGCCGCGCGCCGAGCCCGGCTTGCTGTTGCGGCCAGATCAGATGGGAGGGGTGTTCGACAAGGCCAGGGCGCGCCAGGCGGTGATGTTCGCGCGGGTAGACTCAATGGCGGCGTACCAACCGCTGCACGCAGACCGCCTGATCTGCGTCGCGGATGACTGGCCTGCCTGA
- a CDS encoding DUF2797 domain-containing protein, translated as MAQLETQGSVRKMLGELADATTPVAYHLPLGEQRIALNDAIGKQIRLQALGQINCVHCGRKTKKSFNQGYCYPCFTKLAQCDSCIMSPEKCHYHLGTCREPAWGEQFCMTDHIVYLANSSGLKVGITRATQIPTRWIDQGASQALPILRVATRQQSGLVEDLIRQHVADKTNWRALLRGEPEPLDLLAERERLLELAGEGIQALQAQFGLQAIQPITDIAPLEIRYPVEQYVAKPQSANLDKEPLLEGTLLGIKGQYLLLDTAVINIRKYTAYQLAFSVS; from the coding sequence ATGGCGCAGCTGGAGACCCAGGGTAGTGTGCGCAAGATGCTCGGAGAGCTGGCTGATGCGACGACGCCAGTTGCCTATCATCTGCCGCTGGGCGAGCAGCGCATTGCCCTGAACGATGCCATTGGCAAGCAGATTCGCCTGCAGGCGCTCGGTCAGATCAACTGCGTGCATTGCGGACGCAAGACCAAGAAGAGCTTCAATCAGGGCTACTGTTACCCCTGTTTTACCAAGCTGGCGCAGTGTGACAGCTGCATCATGAGTCCGGAAAAGTGCCACTATCATCTGGGGACTTGCCGAGAGCCGGCCTGGGGCGAGCAGTTCTGCATGACTGATCATATTGTGTACCTGGCCAACTCGTCGGGACTCAAGGTCGGTATTACCCGCGCAACCCAGATTCCTACCCGCTGGATCGACCAGGGCGCCAGTCAGGCCTTGCCGATTCTGCGCGTGGCGACGCGGCAACAGTCCGGGCTGGTGGAAGACCTGATCCGCCAGCACGTGGCCGACAAGACCAACTGGCGTGCGCTGCTGCGTGGCGAGCCTGAGCCACTGGACTTGCTCGCCGAGCGCGAGCGTTTGCTGGAGCTGGCCGGCGAGGGCATTCAGGCCCTGCAGGCGCAGTTCGGCCTGCAGGCTATTCAGCCGATCACCGACATCGCGCCCCTGGAGATTCGTTATCCGGTAGAGCAGTACGTGGCCAAGCCGCAGTCGGCCAATCTCGATAAAGAGCCGCTGCTCGAAGGCACGCTGCTGGGTATCAAGGGTCAATATTTGCTGCTGGATACCGCGGTCATCAATATTCGCAAATATACTGCTTATCAACTGGCTTTCAGCGTCAGCTGA
- the pepN gene encoding aminopeptidase N, protein MRTEQPKTIYLKDYQQPDYWIDETQLTFELFEDHALVHSRLSIRLNDAKPQGQAQPPLVLDGQLLELVSVELDDQPLSNYQVDDDSLTLQPQAASFALAITTRIEPQNNTALEGLYKSGGMFCTQCEAEGFRKITYYLDRPDVMSRFTTTVVADRGSYPVLLSNGNPIASGEHAGGRHWISWEDPFPKPAYLFALVAGDLCLLQDSFTTMTGREIDLRIYVEPENREQCDHAMDSLKRSMRWDEEVYGREYDLDIFMIVAVNDFNMGAMENKGLNIFNSSCVLAQQDTATDMAFQRVEAVVAHEYFHNWSGNRVTCRDWFQLSLKEGFTVFRDSEFSADMNSRTVKRIEDVTFLRANQFAEDAGPMAHPVRPDSFIEISNFYTLTVYEKGAEVVRMLHTLLGAEGFRKGTDLYFERHDGQAVTCDDFIKALEDANGADFSQFKRWYSQAGTPRLDVASHYDAARREYRLSFRQHCPATPGQSEKLPQVIPVRMALLDSAGQELPLQMAGEQQSLGNETVLSVTEAEQEFVFANIDQEPLPSLLRGFSAPVKLSYPYSRDDRVFLAKHDPDGFNRWEAAQGLAVDVLQGLVEIHRAGRPLHLDQRLADIYRTVLADTALDAAMVAEIIRLPSEAYLVELADTAHVDAIHFAREWLRAELARSLKSELQQRFDSLQVSAHYSADADAMAMRSLKNTLLGYLMLTDDQAVVQQCVRQFVEADNMTDRQAALVALVNSPFEQPRQAALEHFAERWAAYPLVMDQWFSIQAGSTQPGGLERVEALMQHPLFTLRNPNKVRALIGAFANQNLVNFHRADGAGYRFLADRIIELDRLNPQIAARLVTPLSRWRKFASDRQQLMQQELARILATEKLSPDVYEVVSKSLA, encoded by the coding sequence ATGCGTACTGAACAACCGAAGACGATCTACCTCAAGGACTATCAGCAGCCCGATTACTGGATTGATGAAACCCAGCTGACCTTCGAGCTGTTCGAAGATCATGCGCTGGTTCACAGCCGTCTGAGTATTCGTCTGAATGACGCCAAGCCGCAGGGCCAGGCTCAGCCGCCGCTGGTACTCGACGGCCAGTTGCTGGAGTTGGTGTCGGTCGAACTCGACGATCAACCGCTGAGCAATTATCAGGTTGATGACGACAGTCTGACCCTGCAACCGCAGGCGGCCAGTTTTGCCCTGGCAATCACCACGCGCATCGAGCCGCAGAACAATACCGCGCTCGAAGGTCTGTACAAGTCTGGCGGCATGTTCTGCACCCAGTGCGAGGCTGAAGGCTTCCGCAAGATCACCTATTACCTTGATCGCCCGGACGTGATGAGCCGCTTTACCACCACGGTGGTGGCCGATCGCGGCAGCTATCCCGTGTTGCTGTCCAACGGCAATCCCATTGCCTCCGGCGAGCACGCCGGCGGCCGTCACTGGATCAGTTGGGAAGACCCGTTCCCCAAACCCGCTTATCTGTTTGCCCTGGTGGCAGGCGATCTCTGCCTGCTGCAGGACAGCTTCACTACCATGACCGGCCGAGAAATCGATCTGCGTATCTATGTTGAGCCGGAAAACCGCGAGCAATGCGACCACGCCATGGACAGTCTCAAGCGTTCCATGCGCTGGGATGAAGAGGTCTACGGCCGCGAATACGATCTGGATATCTTCATGATCGTCGCGGTGAATGATTTCAACATGGGCGCGATGGAAAACAAGGGCCTGAACATCTTCAATTCCAGCTGTGTGCTGGCGCAGCAGGATACCGCCACCGATATGGCGTTTCAGCGCGTCGAGGCGGTGGTCGCCCACGAGTACTTCCATAACTGGTCAGGCAACCGGGTGACCTGCCGCGACTGGTTCCAGCTGTCGCTGAAGGAAGGCTTCACGGTATTCCGCGATTCCGAGTTTTCCGCCGACATGAACTCGCGCACGGTCAAACGCATAGAGGACGTGACCTTTCTGCGCGCCAACCAGTTTGCCGAGGATGCCGGCCCGATGGCGCACCCGGTGCGTCCGGACTCCTTTATAGAGATCTCCAACTTTTACACCCTGACCGTGTACGAGAAGGGCGCCGAAGTCGTGCGCATGCTGCATACGCTGCTGGGCGCGGAGGGCTTTCGCAAGGGCACCGACCTGTATTTTGAACGGCACGACGGTCAGGCGGTGACCTGCGATGACTTCATCAAGGCGCTGGAAGACGCCAACGGCGCCGATTTCAGTCAGTTCAAGCGCTGGTACAGTCAGGCCGGTACGCCGCGTCTGGACGTGGCAAGCCATTACGATGCGGCGCGGCGCGAGTACCGCCTGAGCTTCCGTCAGCATTGCCCGGCCACGCCGGGGCAGAGCGAGAAGCTGCCGCAGGTGATTCCGGTGCGCATGGCGCTGCTCGACTCTGCAGGCCAGGAATTGCCGCTGCAAATGGCGGGTGAGCAGCAGAGCCTCGGCAATGAGACGGTATTGTCGGTGACCGAAGCCGAGCAGGAGTTCGTGTTCGCCAACATTGACCAGGAGCCGTTACCCTCACTGCTGCGTGGTTTCTCGGCACCGGTCAAGCTGAGCTATCCCTACAGCCGCGACGATCGGGTGTTTCTGGCCAAGCATGATCCCGATGGTTTCAATCGTTGGGAGGCCGCACAGGGTCTGGCGGTAGACGTTCTGCAGGGCCTGGTCGAGATCCATCGTGCCGGCCGCCCGTTGCACCTGGATCAACGTCTGGCAGACATCTACCGCACGGTGTTGGCCGACACCGCGCTGGACGCTGCGATGGTGGCCGAGATCATTCGCTTGCCATCCGAGGCCTATCTGGTCGAGCTGGCTGATACGGCTCACGTGGACGCTATCCACTTTGCCCGTGAATGGTTGCGTGCCGAGTTGGCGCGCAGCCTGAAGAGCGAGTTGCAGCAGCGTTTCGACAGTCTGCAGGTCAGCGCGCACTACAGCGCGGACGCCGACGCCATGGCCATGCGCAGCCTGAAAAACACCCTGCTGGGCTACCTGATGCTGACCGATGACCAGGCCGTGGTGCAGCAATGTGTGCGCCAGTTTGTTGAGGCCGATAACATGACAGACCGGCAGGCTGCCTTGGTGGCGCTGGTCAACTCGCCCTTCGAGCAGCCGCGCCAGGCTGCACTTGAGCACTTTGCCGAACGCTGGGCAGCCTACCCGCTGGTGATGGATCAATGGTTCAGCATTCAGGCTGGTAGCACCCAGCCGGGCGGTCTGGAGCGGGTAGAGGCGCTGATGCAGCACCCGCTGTTTACCCTGCGCAACCCGAACAAGGTGCGTGCCCTGATCGGCGCTTTTGCCAACCAGAACCTGGTCAACTTCCACCGTGCCGATGGCGCCGGCTACCGCTTCCTGGCGGACCGCATCATCGAGCTGGATCGCTTGAACCCGCAAATCGCGGCGCGGCTGGTGACGCCGCTCAGCCGCTGGCGCAAGTTCGCCAGCGACCGTCAGCAACTGATGCAGCAGGAGCTTGCGCGTATTCTGGCCACCGAGAAGCTGTCACCGGACGTGTATGAGGTGGTGAGTAAATCGCTGGCGTGA
- a CDS encoding NADPH-dependent 2,4-dienoyl-CoA reductase has protein sequence MTAQTLYPELLAPLDLGFTTLRNRTLMGSMHTGLEERPNGFNRMAAYFAERARGGVGLIVTGGIGPNEEGCVAHGAAKMTTPEEAAQHKVITQAVHAEGGKICMQILHAGRYAYSPKQVSASAVQAPINPFTPKELDEEGIEKQIADFARCAVLAKEAGYDGVEVMGSEGYFINQFLVAHVNKRTDRWGGSFENRMRLPVEIVRRVREAAGDDFIIIYRLSMLDLIENGSTWNEVVLLAKAIEQAGATIINTGIGWHEARIPTIATKVPRGAFAKVTAKLKGEVSIPLVTTNRINTPELANQLLAEGAADMISMARPFLADPDFVNKAAAGRADEINTCIGCNQACLDHTFGGKLTSCLVNPRACYETELNYIPTTQVKNVAVVGAGPAGLAAATVAAERGHQVTLFDSASEIGGQFNVAKRVPGKEEFYETLRYFGKRIEVTGVQLQLNRRVSAADLAEFDEVILATGIVPRTPAIPGIDHPKVIGYLDAILERKPVGQRVAVIGAGGIGFDVSEMITHQGTSPSQDIDLFWKEWGIDPALQARGGIAGIKAEPHPPAREVYLLQRKTSKVGDGLGKTTGWIHRAGLKSKQVQMLNSVNYVKVDDAGLHIRIGESGEDKVLPVDTIILCAGQEPLRELHAELQSAGKPVHLIGGADVAAELDAKRAIDQGSRLAAAL, from the coding sequence ATGACCGCACAAACGCTTTATCCCGAATTGCTGGCCCCGCTGGATCTGGGCTTTACCACGCTGCGCAACCGCACCTTGATGGGCTCCATGCACACCGGACTGGAAGAGCGCCCCAATGGCTTCAATCGCATGGCGGCCTACTTTGCCGAGCGCGCGCGCGGCGGTGTTGGTCTGATCGTTACCGGCGGCATCGGCCCGAACGAAGAGGGCTGCGTGGCCCACGGCGCAGCCAAGATGACCACCCCGGAAGAAGCTGCCCAGCACAAGGTGATTACCCAGGCGGTACACGCCGAAGGCGGCAAGATCTGCATGCAGATTCTGCACGCCGGCCGTTACGCCTACAGCCCCAAGCAGGTCTCGGCCAGTGCGGTGCAGGCCCCGATCAATCCTTTCACTCCAAAAGAGCTGGACGAAGAGGGCATCGAGAAGCAGATCGCCGACTTCGCGCGCTGCGCTGTGCTGGCCAAGGAGGCCGGTTACGACGGTGTGGAAGTAATGGGCTCGGAAGGTTACTTCATCAATCAGTTTCTGGTCGCCCACGTAAACAAGCGCACCGACCGCTGGGGCGGCAGCTTCGAGAACCGTATGCGCCTGCCGGTGGAAATTGTTCGCCGCGTACGCGAAGCGGCCGGCGATGACTTCATCATCATCTATCGCCTGTCGATGCTCGATCTGATCGAGAACGGCAGTACCTGGAATGAAGTGGTGCTGCTCGCCAAGGCCATCGAGCAAGCCGGTGCGACCATCATCAATACCGGGATCGGTTGGCACGAAGCGCGAATTCCCACTATTGCGACCAAGGTGCCGCGCGGCGCATTTGCCAAGGTGACGGCCAAGCTCAAGGGCGAGGTTTCCATTCCGCTGGTCACCACTAACCGGATCAACACGCCCGAGCTGGCTAACCAGCTGCTGGCCGAAGGCGCCGCAGACATGATCTCCATGGCCCGCCCGTTCCTGGCCGACCCTGATTTCGTCAACAAGGCCGCGGCTGGCCGCGCGGATGAAATCAATACCTGCATCGGCTGCAACCAGGCCTGTCTGGATCACACCTTTGGCGGCAAGCTGACCAGCTGTCTGGTCAATCCGCGGGCCTGTTACGAGACCGAGCTCAATTACATTCCTACCACTCAGGTAAAAAATGTGGCGGTAGTGGGCGCCGGGCCGGCCGGTTTGGCGGCCGCCACGGTCGCCGCCGAACGCGGCCATCAGGTCACCCTGTTTGACTCGGCCAGCGAGATTGGCGGCCAGTTCAACGTAGCCAAGCGGGTGCCGGGCAAGGAGGAGTTCTATGAGACCTTGCGCTACTTCGGCAAACGCATCGAGGTGACCGGGGTGCAGCTGCAATTGAACCGCCGAGTCAGTGCGGCCGATCTGGCTGAGTTTGACGAGGTGATTCTGGCCACCGGTATCGTGCCGCGCACGCCGGCGATTCCGGGTATCGACCATCCGAAGGTAATCGGTTATCTGGACGCCATTCTGGAGCGCAAGCCGGTGGGTCAGCGGGTCGCCGTGATCGGCGCGGGCGGGATTGGCTTTGACGTCAGTGAGATGATCACCCATCAGGGCACGAGTCCCAGTCAGGATATTGATCTGTTCTGGAAGGAATGGGGGATTGACCCCGCACTCCAGGCCCGTGGCGGCATTGCCGGCATCAAGGCTGAGCCGCACCCGCCGGCCCGCGAGGTTTATCTGCTGCAGCGCAAGACCAGCAAGGTCGGCGACGGCCTGGGCAAGACCACTGGCTGGATTCACCGCGCCGGGCTCAAGAGCAAGCAGGTGCAGATGCTCAATTCGGTCAACTACGTCAAGGTAGACGATGCGGGGTTGCACATTCGCATTGGTGAGAGCGGCGAAGACAAGGTGTTGCCGGTCGATACCATTATTCTCTGCGCCGGTCAGGAGCCGCTGCGTGAACTGCATGCTGAGCTGCAGTCCGCGGGCAAGCCGGTGCACCTGATCGGGGGGGCGGATGTCGCTGCCGAGCTGGACGCCAAGCGAGCGATTGATCAGGGCTCACGCCTGGCCGCTGCACTCTGA
- a CDS encoding metallophosphoesterase: protein MLESERGYDIIGDVHGCALTVERLLEHMGYRKQAGVWRHPRRQALFLGDIIDRGPRIREALHLVRDMVEAGSARCIMGNHEFNALCWATPAPPESGREFMREHNERHLRLIGDTLQQFAAWPDEWQGFLDWFYQLPLFLDCNEIRLVHACWDDRLIEPFRARHPDGCIDAEYLRAAAQWGSLESKTLDRLLRGTDMRLPDGMTMTGKDGFTRGAFRTKFWEEAPQTYGDVVFQPDALPEDIAALPLSAEQKQALQIYRPGDPILFVGHYWQQGQPHSIRPNLACLDYSAVKYGKLVAYRWDGELQLNQDHFVWVDVPHYA from the coding sequence GTGCTGGAGAGCGAGCGCGGCTATGACATCATCGGCGATGTGCATGGCTGCGCCCTGACCGTAGAGCGCCTGCTCGAGCACATGGGCTATCGCAAGCAAGCGGGTGTATGGCGGCATCCACGCCGGCAGGCGTTGTTTCTGGGTGACATCATCGACCGTGGGCCACGCATTCGCGAGGCATTGCATTTGGTGCGTGACATGGTGGAGGCCGGTAGCGCGCGCTGCATCATGGGCAATCACGAGTTCAATGCGCTGTGTTGGGCTACCCCGGCGCCGCCGGAGTCAGGCCGCGAATTCATGCGTGAGCACAACGAGCGCCACCTGCGTCTGATTGGCGATACCCTGCAGCAATTCGCCGCCTGGCCGGACGAGTGGCAAGGCTTTCTGGACTGGTTTTACCAGTTGCCGCTGTTTCTAGACTGCAACGAAATACGCCTGGTGCACGCCTGCTGGGATGACCGTCTGATCGAGCCCTTTCGCGCCCGGCACCCCGACGGCTGCATCGATGCCGAATATCTGCGCGCCGCCGCGCAGTGGGGCAGCCTTGAATCGAAAACCCTTGATCGCTTGCTGCGCGGCACTGATATGCGCCTGCCGGACGGGATGACCATGACCGGCAAGGACGGCTTTACCCGCGGCGCCTTTCGCACCAAATTCTGGGAAGAAGCACCACAGACCTACGGTGACGTGGTATTCCAGCCCGATGCCCTGCCCGAAGACATCGCCGCGCTCCCCCTCAGCGCTGAACAAAAGCAGGCATTGCAGATCTATCGTCCAGGCGACCCGATTCTGTTTGTCGGGCATTACTGGCAACAAGGCCAACCGCATTCGATACGCCCCAATCTGGCGTGCCTGGATTACAGCGCGGTCAAATACGGCAAGCTCGTTGCCTACCGCTGGGACGGCGAACTACAGCTGAACCAGGATCACTTCGTTTGGGTCGACGTACCCCATTACGCTTGA